TTACGTGATCAACACACGCTTTACAGCCGAACGTGGTTATGCAGTTGAATCAAAAAGAGGCGGCGGCGGGTATATCCGGATCTTTCGCGTTCGAGCAAATACACGTAAAGACTTAATTGAGCATATTTTAGCAGGACTCCAAAATGGTGTTTCGCATACAATGGCACTCGACATTGTGTATCGACTGTTAGAAGAAGAGGTTATTTCAGATCGCGAGTCGAAACTTATATTAGCGGCAGTTGATCGGGCAACGATTCGAATTCCGTTACCTGAACGTGATGAACTGAGAGCGCGTGTGTTACATGCCATGCTCGTGACGCTTATTTATGAAGAGTTTTAATGAAAATTTAACTTTACAAATGTGAGGTGGCATGTAGATGATTTGTGAAAATTGTAAAGAACGTCCCGCATCCGTCGTCATTACGAAGGGCTATATGGGCGAGTCGATAGAGCATCATTTCTGCGAAAAATGTGCTTTCCAATCAGAAGCGTTTCATTTTAGTCCAAATGAGGAACCTTTATCTATTCAACAATTTTTATCTCATTGGTTTGGCGGTAGCGATACATTCCAAACGCAACCAAAGAGACGGGGGACGACAGCCCATCAACTGGAATGTCCTGAATGTAATTTAACGTTTGGCAAGTTTTTGGACATCGGAAAATTCGGTTGCGCGACTTG
This window of the Sporosarcina ureilytica genome carries:
- a CDS encoding UvrB/UvrC motif-containing protein, whose product is MICENCKERPASVVITKGYMGESIEHHFCEKCAFQSEAFHFSPNEEPLSIQQFLSHWFGGSDTFQTQPKRRGTTAHQLECPECNLTFGKFLDIGKFGCATCYETFRERLPHVFGKLHNGQTTHTGKIPVSFNELYAIKRKIEEVRVKMQEAVEAERFEEAAELRDEARMLQQHLSNGGEAHNVD
- a CDS encoding CtsR family transcriptional regulator, yielding MRNISDIIEGYLKAIIEEEQDGVIEIKRNEVAEKFQCVPSQINYVINTRFTAERGYAVESKRGGGGYIRIFRVRANTRKDLIEHILAGLQNGVSHTMALDIVYRLLEEEVISDRESKLILAAVDRATIRIPLPERDELRARVLHAMLVTLIYEEF